From the Actinomadura luzonensis genome, the window CCGGGGCGAGGCCGGGCCCGAGCACGTACATCCGCATGTTGCCGATCGGCACCCCGATGGGGCTCGCGCCGCGCTCGGCGAACTCCGCCAGCATCTCCAGGTAGGTGACGTGGACGGTGGTCTCGGTGATGCCGTACATGTTGACCAGCACCGGCGCGCCGGGCGTCGCGCCGGGGTACCAGCCGCGCAGCCGGGCCGGGTCCAGGGCCTCGCCGGCGAAGACCACCATGCGCAGCCGCAGCCCCGAGGTGTCGGCGGGCCGGTTGGCGGACAGCTCGTAGAAGGCGGAGGGCGTCTGGCTCAGGACCGTCACGCCGTGGCGGAGCAGCAGCCGCCACAGGGCGTCGGGGGAACGCACGACGTCCCAGGTGGCCAGGACGATGCGGCCGCCGTGCAGCAGGGCGCCGCACAGCTCCCACATGGAGACGTCGAACGCCTGCGAGTGGCAGCACGACCACACGTCGTCCGGGCCGAAGCGGCACCACCGCTCGGTGCCGGCGAAGAGCGCCACGAGGTTGCGGTGGGTGATGGCGACGCCCTTGGGCGTGCCCGTGGAGCCGGAGGTGTACATGAGGTAGGCGACGTTGCCGGGGCGGGCCCGCGCGGGCGGGTCGTCCTCGCCGCCCTCCTGCCGGGTGACGTCGATGCCGAGGCGCGGTGTCCCGGCCGCGCGCGGCACGGCCCGCTCCCCCGCCTCGTCGGTCACCAGGACGTGCGGCCGGGCGTCGGACAGCACGTAGTCGAGCCGGCCGCTCGGGAACTCGGGATCGATCGGCAGGTAGACGGCGCCGGCCTTGTAGACGCCGAGCAGGGCCACGACGAGGTCGGCCGAGCGGGTCACGGCGACCGCCACCACGGACTCGGGCGTGACGCCGCGCCCGGCCAGGGCGTGCGCCAGCCGGTTGGCGCGGGTGTTCAGCTCCCCGTAGGTCAGCGTCACGTCGCCGGCGACCACGGCCACGGCGTCCGGCCGGGCCGCCGCGTGCCGTTCGAACAGCTCGGCCACCGTCGCGTCGGGCAGCGGCACGGCGGTGTCGTTGAAGTCGTCGAGCAGCCGCCGCCGCTCGTGGCCGGTCAGGAGCTCGATCGAGCCGGCCGGGGCACCGGGGTGCGCGGTCAGGGCGCGGACGGTGGCGATCAGGCGTTCGCTCAGGCCGGCCGGGTCGTGCTCGCCGTAGAACGCCGCCGGGGCGTCGACGCGCACGTGGAGGTCGCTGCCGGGCCGGCCGTCGAAGTAGGTGGAGATCATCAGCTCGTCCACCGAGCCGAACGAGCCGCCGGCGAAGTGCGCCGTGCTGCCGGCGAGGTCCAGCCCTTCGACGAAGGGGATGATGTTGACGATCGCGCCGAACGGGCTGCGGAAGGCTCCGGCGCGGCCCGTCTCGCGCTGGATGTCGGAGACCTGGTGCGTGGCGTGCCGGAAGACCTCGGTCTTGGCGCGCTGGGTCGCGTCGAGGACGGCGGGCAGGTCGGCGGTGACGGGCACGCCGATCCTGATCGGGACGAGGTTCGACAGGACCCCGGGGGTGCGCCGCGTGGCGCCGAAGCGGTTGTTGACGGTGACGGTGAACAGCGGCTCGGGCAGGTCGCACAGGTGGCGGAAGAAGACGGCGGCCGCGGCCATCAGCAGGGTCGGCAGGGTGACGCCGTACGAGCGGGCCAGCCGTTCCCAGGCGTCGGCCTCCTCGCGCGGCACGCGCGCGGTGTGGCTCCACACGCCGCTGGGGTTGGCGCGGGCTGGGGTGGGGGTGCCGGGCAGGCGGGCGGGGGCGGACGGGTCCGACAGGTAGCGCCGCCAGAACTCGGCGTCCCTGGCGAACCGGTCGGAGGCCCGGTAGCGCGCGTCCCGCTCGTGCAGCGCCGCGGGCTCCTCCACCGGCCAGTGGGGAGCGGGGTCGCCCTTGAGCGTCGCGGTGTAGACCTCGGCGATCCGCCGCGAGACGAGCGTGAGCAGGCCGAAGGCGTCGGTCACGACGTGGTTGCAGACCAGCACGAGGAACGACCGCTGCTCCCCCAGCGTGAGCAGACCGGCCCGGAACAGCACGTCCCGCTCCAGGTCGAACGGCTGGGCCGCGAGCTCGGCCACATACGCCCGCGCCGCCGCCTCGGGGTCGGCCGCCCCGCTGAGGTCCGCGGCGAAGGGCCGCCACGCGCCGAGGTCGCGCGGTTCCTGGCGCAGCCGCCCGGCCTCCTCCCTGAACGTGACCAGGACGGTGCGCGCCTCGGTGAGCACGACCCGCAGCGCGGAGTTCAGCAAGGCACTGTCGAGCTCGCCCTGGACCTCCCAGACGGCCGCCACGTTGTTGGGCGGCTCCGGCCGCAGCCGCTGTGCCAGCCAAAGGCTTTCCTGCGCCGCCACCACGCCGATCGAAGTCATCCGGGCCACCCTCCTCAAAGGTCTTTTCCAGCCTTATTCGCCGCGGTCCCGCGAGTCAATTGCCAGCGCCATTGTCCTGCCGACCGGACACCGTCCCCGCAGGTCCGCGGAGTTTTCCGGCGAGTAATGCGGAGCGCGTTCCCCGGTCAATTCCCGTCAGTTCGAAACCGCCCGCCGCGAACAATTCCCGCCATTCGCCGGCCGTCCGCTCGCGCCCGCCGAGCAGCACCAGCATGTGCAGGTCGAGGAGCTTTTCCGGGTGGCGGGCGTCGTCCTCGGGAATCACCTGCTCGACGACGAGCAGCGTGCCGTGCGGCGGCATGGCGGCGGCCACCTCGCGCAGGATCCGGGCCGCAGCGTCGTCGTCCCAGTCGTGCAGGATCTGGGCCAGCACGTAGACGTCGCCGCCCTCGGGCACGCCGGTGAAGAAGTCGCCGCCGATGACGGCGCAGCGCTCCGCCGGGACGTCGGCCTCCCGGACCACGTGCGGCAGGTCGAACAGCACGCCGCGCAGGTGCGGGTGGCCCGCGAGCAGCGTCCTCAGCAGCTCGCCGTTGCCGCCGCCGACGTCCACGACCGTGCGGGCGCCGCTCCAGTCCCGCTCGATCAGCGGTTGCATGCGCAGGGTGACCAGGCCCGCCTGGGCGGCGTCGAAGGCCGCCGACTCGGCGGGGCGGGCGCGCAGCCAGGCGAACATGGGCTGCCCGAACAGCTCGTCGAAGGCCGGTTTCCCGGTGCGCAGCGAGTGCCCGGCGAGGCCCCATGCCCGGTAGGGCGCGCCGGCCATCAGGGTGACCAGGTGCCGCAGCGAGCCGGGCCGGTCGGCGCGCAGGTGCGCGCCGGTCGCGGTGAGGGCGAAGGTGCCGCGCGGCCCCTCGGTGAACAGGCCCTCGGCGACGAGCACGCGCAGGAACCGGGTGAGCGCGCCGGCGTCCGCCCCGGCGCGCGCCGCCAGGCCGGCGGCCTCCGCGGGGCCGTCGGCGAGCAGGTCGGGCACGCCGGCCTCGGTGACCGCGAAGATGGCCTGCGAGACGATGTAGCCCATGATCGCGTGCCGCAGCGCGCGGTAGCCGTCGTCGTGCTCAGGCATGCGGGCCTCCTGGTGAGAGCGCGGGGAACAGCGGGCGTTCGGCCGCCTCCCGCAGGTAGTCGGCGCCGGAGCTGCCGCCGGTGCCCGGCACCCGGCCGATGATCTTGAGGGTGATCCCCCAGTGCGTGCGTTTCATCGCGTGCCACGCCTGGTCCAGGCCCGTCATGGCGGCGGCCAGGTCGTCCAGTCGTGGCCCGCCGCCCGCCGCCAGGTACTCCTCCTGGAGTGAGCGGCCTGGCCGCGGCCGCTCGTCCAGCCGGAGCAGCTCCATGGGGAGCCGTTCGGTGGGCAGGGGCGCGCTCAGGCGCTCCACCTCGCGGTAGGCGCGGGACTGGATGGCGCTGCGGCCGTCGGTGGACGACCGGATGACCGCGAACGACTCCTTCGGCATGGTGGTCAGCACCCGGTAGAGGCTGCCGGTGGCGGCCACGCGGGCCGTCGCGCCGCGCACCTCGGCCGCCGCGGCCGCCGGGTCCCCGCCGGCGAGGGCCGTCACCGCCCGTTCCAGGCAGCGCGCCACCTGCCGGTAGACCAGCTCGAACACCTGGATGCTGCGGATGAACATCACCTCGTCGTGCAGCGGCGTCATGGGCAGCAGGGTGATCTCGGCGGCCAGCCGCACGGCGGGCGGCACGGCCTCCAGGGCGAGCAGGGCGAGCTCCCCCGCCCGGTCGGCGGCGGGCGCCCCGGGGAAGCGGGCGGTCACCCCGGCCGCTCCGGGCGCCAGCTCCCCCGCCCTGGCCAGGGCCCGCAGGCAGGCCCGGACCCGGACCTGCTGCGGGGCGGAGCCGCACACCCGGCCGGCGGCGGCCTCGAAGGCCAGCAGGTCGCCCAGCAGCGCCACCTGCTGCAGGTCGAGGCCCGTGTCGGGGCCTCCGGCCGCGGTCCCGGCCACCTGGTGCAGCAGGGGCATCGCGCCGTAGGAGTCGTAGTCGCCGTCCTCCTGGTCGAAGGTGCAGGGCAGCCAGGACGACAGGATCGTCCCGTGGGCCGGCCTCCCGCCGCCGCCGTGCCGCCGGCAGCCCTGCTCGGCCAGCACGCGCAGGGCCTTGACCAGCTCGGCGTCCGCCCGGCCGCGGCCCACCGCCTGGTAGTGCCGC encodes:
- a CDS encoding methyltransferase, producing the protein MPEHDDGYRALRHAIMGYIVSQAIFAVTEAGVPDLLADGPAEAAGLAARAGADAGALTRFLRVLVAEGLFTEGPRGTFALTATGAHLRADRPGSLRHLVTLMAGAPYRAWGLAGHSLRTGKPAFDELFGQPMFAWLRARPAESAAFDAAQAGLVTLRMQPLIERDWSGARTVVDVGGGNGELLRTLLAGHPHLRGVLFDLPHVVREADVPAERCAVIGGDFFTGVPEGGDVYVLAQILHDWDDDAAARILREVAAAMPPHGTLLVVEQVIPEDDARHPEKLLDLHMLVLLGGRERTAGEWRELFAAGGFELTGIDRGTRSALLAGKLRGPAGTVSGRQDNGAGN